One part of the Vicia villosa cultivar HV-30 ecotype Madison, WI unplaced genomic scaffold, Vvil1.0 ctg.000189F_1_1, whole genome shotgun sequence genome encodes these proteins:
- the LOC131625143 gene encoding protein Iojap, chloroplastic, with the protein MLPSSTLLSLAGPAVSASFSGDMGHPQTNSSPKPTKVFTTFRKKVLPLQSINGLNLKRRNSILTFAFGKEAKDNAFSDVGEDTDDMYDELLNKYGKVVYKKKDQKPANEEIDDDSESLSFAVEMATVASEVKAGDIKVLFVKPIVYWTRFFIIATAFSRPQIDAIGSRIRDRAEKKYGKIPSGDSKPNSWTLLDFGDVVVHLFLPPQRAFYNLEEFYGNATLVELPFENESPFHSERGAFDLLDDDDVES; encoded by the exons ATGCTACCGTCTTCCACTCTCCTATCCCTTGCCGGACCCGCCGTATCGGCCTCCTTCTCCGGCGATATGGGTCATCCCCAAACCAACTCCTCTCCCAAACCCACAAAGGTTTTCACTACTTTCCGCAAAAAGGTGCTTCCTTTACAAAGCATCAATGGTTTGAATTTGAAGAGACGCAACTCAATTTTGACATTTGCATTCGGCAAAGAAGCCAAAGATAATGCCTTCTCG GATGTAGGTGAAGATACGGATGATATGTATGATGAATTATTGAATAAGTATGGAAAAGTAGTGTataagaagaaagatcaaaagcCTGCAAATGAAGAAATTGACGATGACTCCGAAAGCCTATCGT TTGCTGTGGAAATGGCCACAGTTGCGAGTGAGGTTAAAGCGGGGGATATAAAGGTCTTGTTTGTGAAGCCGATTGTTTACTGGACTCGGTTTTTTATCATAGCTACAGCATTTTCTCGTCCCCAGATTGATGCTATCGG GTCGAGAATTAGAGATCGAGCTGAAAAGAAATATGGTAAAATTCCAAGTGGAGACTCGAAACCTAACTCATGGACCCTGTTGGACTTCG GTGATGTTGTTGTCCAtctatttcttcctccacaaaGAGCTTTCTATAACTTGGAAGAGTTTTACGGTAACGCAACATTAGTAGAGCTGCCTTTTGAAAACGAATCACCATTTCACAGTGAAAGAGGAGCCTTTGATTTGTTAGATGATGATGATGTGGAAAGTTGA